CAGGTACTGTTGAGTTGGTTGATAATGAGGCTTGGTGGTTGAGAAACTTTTTAGCAAATTTATCGTTGGGCATGAAATCAGCTCATTCAGTGTCTATGCATTGTGATTGTCAAGCAACAGTAGTCATTGCAAAGAATAAGAGTttcaatggaaaaaaaaatagacacatTTGTATGAGACATGATGTGATTAAGTAGCTGCTAGAAGATGAATTTACTTCCATAGATTATGTGAAATCAAAAGTGAATTTGGCCTGTTCTCTGACTAAACCTTTGGGAAGGAAATTAATAATGACATTGAGGTGAATGAGACTTAAGACAATTATGAGTTATTTTGGATAGGATTTATGCTTAAGCCCAACTCAACGTTTGTTCAAtccaaatctttatttattttattttattttattttttggtctcCTGATGAACTTTCAAACCAATTCAATTGAAAACATTTGAGCCCATGTATTGCAGGTAGGCTTCATGGCTGCTTCTCTCGAATGAACCTAGTCGAAGTCGGCGCTACTGCCATTTACGCTTTTCcattaatatattcttattatttgaTACTTCCACGGACGAAAATGATAAGTTATTGTTAGAGGCCAAAGCCTGattttcattcaagttttaatttaatttcaaaaatatatttatgatagtttAAAACACCtttctataaattaatttttattaaaatttttaattataactaaaagtaaaattgttattttattattaaattcttaaaccgtaaaaattaatatcatctctctctaaattttaaaaactaagatttgtttcttttttctgacCATCACCATTATGATCAACAATTGACACTTCATCTATCCTTCAGATCTAACCACAAAAGACAATCACCCACCATTATGAAAAACGACGTTTGTCGTTTGGATTTAGAAGACGCAACAATAGACAATACTTTATTGTGTCATTCTTTGTCTTGATTTGAACGATGAAGAGTTATCCTTTATTAAAGAAAATCAGTGGTTGAATTTTCTAAATCACTAGAGATGAAACATATAAATTAgagggaaaaataaattttttaaaatttaatcgtatagaaaaaatattaattttctaaattaaagagaaaaaatgatataaatttttagagttttaataataaaataacgattttagttataacttttaattaaaaattctattaaaaactaattcataaataaatattttaaattttaaattattataaatgtattttaagGTTAGAGTAAAACTTAACTGGAAAATAGTCCGTAGGCCAATTATGAGATGTCTTattgattttctattttctaattcGATGCTTCCCCCAAACCGCGTGAACTCCTTTTATGGATTTGCACAATAACatgtaatttcttattttatcttttacttaaatttattaatcacatgatatttagattatagtattatatatataattttatataaaaattatattattatataattaaataatttaaaattttaattatataataatatattattatttatatataaaattatatattataaattatgtatattaattatatacataattttattaatataatacgCGGTCACATTCTTAAACGTTTGCACTTTAGCCAGGGGCACTTTCGTTATTCTAAACAAATCTGCTACCCCTGCTGTCTCCTTTATAAGTCTCCCTGCTCCACATTTCTCATCCCTCATTTCGCGTTGTTGTTAAGCTTCattctcctctctctctcaagGTAAATTCAAATCTCGGATTTCAAATGCTTTAATCCCAATTTATCTTCTCTCTTTCAATATCAAAACTGTTAGATTCAATCAAACGGTTCGTTCGTTTTGctcaattattattttgttttgttttctctgCTTCGGATTTTGGTTTGCGTGTTCTtggttttatctttattattaatgatttaaGGTGAACCGAGAGGTTTATACAAATATtctatgaattttgaaattttatttgatttaggtTTCTTATAGGGCATATGGATAATGGATCGAGTTTAGAATTACTGTTTGGTTTCCTTGTCGATTTGATGATCGCGCGATTAAATTGCTTAGATCTGCCGTATTTTCCTTCGTGTTATAGCTTGGATATTTGAACTTCTCCGATTACGAGTTGATCTCActgtaatattattatgtgatttttattttgccaCCAGATCTATGTGATCTTATATCATCTTCATAGGAATAATTTTCAGTTGATATTATGTCTTTAATGagaaatggattttttttatttgaaagctGCCACGAGTCTATGCGATTTTCTTTTGTGTTATCTACTAGAAACACGAAATGATTATATTGTACGGTTTGATTCTGgtttcattaatataaattattcgGTTGATTTTTTATGCTAGTGTGGTGATCATAAGAATCCACAGCCAGGAAAATGGGGCTGACATTCACAAAGCTGTTCAGCCGGCTTTTTGCCAAGAAAGAGATGCGTATCCTTATGGTTGGTCTTGATGCTGCTGGTAAGACTACCATCTTGTACAAACTCAAGCTTGGAGAGATTGTGACTACAATTCCTACAATTGGTAAGTTCTTTTATCCTTGAATTAGTTTGTGAGTTTGGTTATGTATGTTTGTGGAGATGGAGTGGTGATCACACCGGGGTTCAGTTAGTTTATTGCTTGGAAATTCTCAGTCGgcaattttcattaaattctcAGATCATGTTTCTGGTATTGCTACATACTGAATGTCAGTTTTGTCCAAAGGAGGTAGTATAAGTACAAAGAAGTTTAGAGACCATAATTATATCTCTTTCGAAGCCTTTCTTTAAACCCATTCTATTGAATTGggttttggttcatacaatttGGTGCTGTTATATTCGGAGCTGCTAACTTTGTTTTGAATTGTGATTTTCTACACTCTAGAGAGATTCTGCATTGAAGATGATTATTTCGAGTTCCTAGCAGCCAAAATTTAGGCAACCTAAAGTATACTGCATCAAATCAGCAATGTTTAGATACTTATATATGTTTGTGCATTAAAACTggattcaattttttcttttattctgttGGCTGTTCAAAGTTTTTTCTCTTAGTTTTGTGCGTAGATTGTGCAATGAGAGTCATGCTAATATATCTTATCTGCAGGGTTTAATGTGGAGACTGTGGAATATAAGAACATTAGCTTCACTGTGTGGGATGTCGGTGGTCAGGACAAGGTTTgtacttctaaaattttttggCATTGCACATATGTCAATTGAATAACCATGCATCTGTCTTATCAGTAAGGCTTATGTTTACTAATTGGACTATCGAGTCTGTAAAGTCTATAATAAAGAATTTGCTAGTGGAGTTTTTATTCATGTAATGGTTGAACAATGATGCTTTCTTCCCACAGATTCGTCCCTTGTGGAGGCACTATTTCCAGAATACTCAAGGTCTCATTTTTGTGGTGGATAGCAATGACAGGGACCGAATTGTTGAGGCAAGGGATGAACTGCATAGGATGTTGAATGAGGtatttattagttattttaaCTATTAGACTTAAACATGTTTATAGGCCTTACTTTATGTTCTGTGCTGTTACTGCTATAACTGTTTAATGATTCAAGAAAAccgaagttttattaaaatcaattaataatgaTGAAAAGCTGAATTGTGTAACATTGAAAATATGCTGGAAGTTGTGATCATTCtaatgataacacattatttatatgaaaagatCATATGGGATCTTTTTTGTTACAGATCCACGAAATTTTATGGCATTTAAATGACAATATGTTCTGCAGATGCTAGCagctatttttattttaattctggCATAGCTCAGTTCTAGCATGGTCTGATAAAAATTGTCATCATTGTTACTGATGTAACAGTCTGAAGCTTTAATATAATCGTAGAATTACAAATTGTAgaatagattttgtattgatgaagacaaagaaaaatcatcaataaatctGTTTTGCCTCTCTGGCTACATTCTATGTTTTTAAAGATTCGCTCTACATGTCCATTATTGAATGATATGTTAGAGGAAGGACCATATATTTCTGCCTAGCCATTGGCTTCTTGTAGCCATTGTCTGCCTGTTTATTTTCCTTCTTGTTCCAGAGGCTTATAGACTCATGGGCTACTCGGAAGGAAcatctctcttctctcttatgcaacaacaacaatataTATCTGCCTTCTAATCTTGCTAGCATCCCTTTCAGTTTAAAGCATTTTAATGGTGAGTTTGATCTTAAGCTCTTTGGTTTCAGGATGAGCTGCGAGATGCTGTCTTGCTTGTATTCGCTAACAAACAGGATCTTCCAAATGCAATGAATGCTGCTGAGATTACTGATAAACTTGGCCTGCACTCTCTCAGACAGCGTCACTGGTAAAACCTGCTGCATTTTTGCTGTTATCTAGTCAGCATCATATTATAGATGGATTTTAATATGCTTCTATTTTTTCAGGTACATCCAAAGCACATGTGCTACTTCTGGTGAGGGTCTTTATGAAGGTCTGGATTGGCTCTCAAACAACATTGCTAACAAGGTTAGAAAGCCttcttttttacaaattttctaCAAAATTTATAGGAACCAAACTTTGCCCAGTAACatgtctaaatttaaaaatatgttgaGCCAGCAGTATATAAATAAGCCTGCCCTCCATTTGTAGTCACTCAAATTCACTACATTGGGTTTTTGTAATGTCATAAAATATGACCTCTGTGCATGTCATGCCTTGTCATTGTATACGGTTTTTGTTCTTAGGTTTTATCTGTTCTGAGTTTGTGTATTTTTCTTGAATTGTAGGCATGAAGCCAGTAAATACCTTTTTGCGGACTGGCAGATCTGGATGCAGGGGTGAATATTAtctattactattttttaaaattccttTTTGCTTGAGACCGTTGGAATGTTGTTTAGTTATTTCTGTTTTTAGGACCATATGACAATATTGTAATAGAAGAAGAATGGTTGGTTGGATACATATACTTCCCAGCCTTGAGCTGGGTTTTAGGTGTGTGATGCTTCTATCTGTGATGAAACTGATTTGGTGTTAACACCCCgtttctaattttgttttctttcattgtGTTTTTGTTGTCGGAGTTGATAGTTATGGTGGAGTTGATAGTTAAGGTGACCTAATTGCTAAACTTTGTGGTGTTAATGCCTTAGAGACGACTGAATACCTGAATACTTATATATTCTTGTTTGGTATCATTTAGCCTTTTAGATGTGATTTGCATTTTTGTTTGCCATTTATGATAGAGATGAAAGGGCCGAAGGAGAAAACACAAACGACCCTGCAATGTATACTTGCAACTCGCATGTAGTCatccttttatattttgttttgtgggTCTGCATATCACTGTGGAACGTGTTTTAGATCTACAGTAAGTGTCAGAACTCGGTGCAACAAACGCACGCGGAATGTTTATGATttagggccaaaggactatttcccacctaagtttagaTGTAATCAAAAAGTTATactcaagatttaaaaaattcgaATGTCTTACtataatgtaattattattaaaaaaatttattagagtgaagtgtaaaattgttattttattaataatattaaaaaaataaaatttattaattttttttcttaatttaaaaataataattcaactcttatttaaagttttttaattttgaaatgtcatattttttaaataattttttttttcaaagttttaacaaCTAAATTCGgtaaattttgctttttttcttaaaaatgattattttgtaataaaattaccattaatatttaatttaaatgtcAATTATtggtatattttattttgtttcagttTTTTTCGTTTAAactattgaattatatattgaaattttcaaaattttagaaaatttaaactttttaaatcttCCAAAATCTCTTCGAAAAATTTTATAGTACTCTTAacccattaaaaaatttagtttattttccaaatatatgttgaaaagggaagaaagagaaaaaaactaaaGGAAAGAGAGGAAGTAGACAATCAAtgcaaaatgatttttttacttttttaaataatagaatttattaacaTGAATGAAAGACAGGTGAATGAAACTTGGATactgaaaatttgtcatttgaaCAAATCTTGGTTGAAAAATTCTCTTTGacccttatatttttacttattaccAGTTAGTGGATGAAAAAAAAGATTCTTCATTATTTCATTCACTTCTATTGTTTTATGCAAGGGTAAAGAagtttttttcaaacaaatccTTTAATTTCTTATCTATGGTTACTAACATCACTATTTCTGACTTCTATCAGTTTCCTATTACTACCATCATCACTACTGTTATACATCCTCATCaacaatcatgaaaaaaaatagtaaatatctTAGATCTTTTGAACCTTTCAATCTTAATAATTAGATCAATCTTGACAATTTACTCTTTGCATGTTTTCTTGAAATCAAACAAGCATTCATGTTGTTTTCAGGTATTTGTGGCTCCTAAATAGCAACAATCCACATTTGCCGTCACAAGCCTTATACACATCACACATGTTAATTGTTGTCACCACCAATGTTGAAAACTATATGCATTTTTCTTTAAGACTTCAATGGTGAGAGACAATCAATGATGACAATGAAAGAGCCGAATATGGAGATCATGGTTTGGTTAAGGGTTTGTTTGACAAAGAATTGAGATTTGTTGGATTTTAGATTGTAGAAGAAGAGTTTTTCATGAATGAATGGGTTCTTGGTGATGAATAATAAGACAAAGGGAAAATTCATTGTGTTGATCTTAGAAGCGAAGCTCAGCCCTGTTTGTGGAGTCGTCAAGCATAAAAAAAGATGAGGATGGAGTAAAGGTGTGATGTTTTTGTAGAGGTCAATAAATGAAAGATTAAGCTGATACTGATTGAGATTGAAGGCTTAACATTTTCGAAACTAAGTT
This sequence is a window from Mangifera indica cultivar Alphonso chromosome 5, CATAS_Mindica_2.1, whole genome shotgun sequence. Protein-coding genes within it:
- the LOC123217203 gene encoding ADP-ribosylation factor 2, whose product is MGLTFTKLFSRLFAKKEMRILMVGLDAAGKTTILYKLKLGEIVTTIPTIGFNVETVEYKNISFTVWDVGGQDKIRPLWRHYFQNTQGLIFVVDSNDRDRIVEARDELHRMLNEDELRDAVLLVFANKQDLPNAMNAAEITDKLGLHSLRQRHWYIQSTCATSGEGLYEGLDWLSNNIANKA